In a genomic window of Paroedura picta isolate Pp20150507F chromosome 14, Ppicta_v3.0, whole genome shotgun sequence:
- the RRAD gene encoding GTP-binding protein RAD, translated as MTLNRGDKLRYLDKRRGSMPFAVHQQHLHRRSMPVDERELQASLPQAQLSHLVRCTSYNPSEGEAHHQQGWASDSSDSVISSGSDSDNNLYKVILLGEHGVGKTSLARIFGGVEDCPDAEEAGNTYDRAIVVDGEEASLVVFDIWEQDDSQWLQNHCMKMGDAYIIVYSVTDKVSFEKASELRIQLRRARQTEDIPIILVGNKSDLVRSREVSVDEGRACAVVFDCKFIETSAALHHNVKDLFEGIVRQIRLRKDSKEDNARRMANTKRRESISQKAKRFLGRIVAKNNKKMAFKAKSKSCHDLSVL; from the exons ATGACCCTGAACCGAGGCGACAAGCTGAGATACCTGGACAAGCGGCGTGGCAGCATGCCTTTCGCTGTGCACCAACAGCACCTGCACCGGCGGAGCATGCCCGTGGACGAGCGGGAGTTGCAAGCCTCCCTGCCCCAAGCCCAGCTCTCGCACCTGGTGCGCTGCACCTCCTACAACCCCTCCGAGGGGGAGGCGCATCACCAACAAGGTTGGGCCTCGGACTCCTCGGACTCCGTCATCTCCTCGGGCAGCGACTCCGACAACAACCTGTACAAAGTCATCCTGCTGGGCGAACACGGGGTGGGCAAGACCAGCCTGGCCAGGATCTTCGGAGGCGTGGAAGACTGCCCGGATGCTGAAGAGGCTG GCAATACATATGACAGAGCTATTGTCGTTGACGGCGAAGAAGCTTCTCTTGTAGTGTTCGACATATGGGAACAG GATGACAGCCAATGGCTTCAGAACCACTGCATGAAAATGGGGGACGCTTACATTATTGTGTACTCCGTGACGGATAAAGTCAGCTTTGAGAAGGCCTCGGAGCTGAGGATCCAGCTACGGAGAGCAAGACAAACGGAAGACATTCCCATCATCCTTGTAGGAAACAAGAGCGACCTGGTCCGATCACGGGAAGTCTCTGTAGACG AAGGACGAGCCTGTGCAGTGGTGTTTGACTGCAAGTTTATCGAGACATCCGCTGCTCTGCATCATAACGTGAAGGACCTTTTCGAGGGGATCGTCCGGCAAATCCGGCTACGCAAAGACAGCAAAGAGGACAACGCCAGGCGGATGGCCAACACCAAGAGGAGGGAGAGCATCAGCCAGAAAGCCAAGAGGTTCCTTGGCCGGATCGTGgccaagaacaacaagaagatggcGTTCAAGGCCAAGTCCAAATCTTGCCATGACTTGTCAGTGCTTTAA